A part of Thermotoga petrophila RKU-1 genomic DNA contains:
- a CDS encoding DUF1923 family maltosyltransferase gives MLLREINRYCKEKATGKRIYAVPKLWIPSFFKKFDEKSGRCFVDPYELGAEITDWILNQSREQDYSQPISFLKGEKTPDWIKRSVVYGSLPRTTTAYNHKGSGYYEENDVLGFREAGTFFKMMLLLPFIKSLGADAIYLLPVSRMSDLFKKGDAPSPYSVKNPMELDERYHDPLLEPFKVDEEFKAFVEACHILGIRVILDFIPRTASRDSDLIREHPDWFYWIKVEELADYTPPRAEELPFKVPDEDELEIIYSKENVKRHLKKFTLPPNLIDPQKWEKIKREEGNILELIVKEFGIITPPGFSDLINDPQPTWDDVTFLRLYLDHPEASKRFLEPNQPPYVLYDVIKASKFPGKEPNRELWEYLAGVIPHYQKKYGIDGARLDMGHALPKELLDLIIKNVKEYDPAFAMIAEELDMGKDKVSKEAGYDVILGSSWYFAGRVEEIGKLPEIAEKLVLPFLASVETPDTPRIATRKYASKMKKLAPFVTYFLPNSIPYVNTGQEIGEKQPMNLGLDTDPNLRKVLSPTDEFFGKLAFFDHYVLHWDSPDRGILSFIKKLIKVRQQFLDFVLNGKFENLTTEDLVMYSYERNGQKIIVAANVGKEPKEITGGRVWNGKWSDEEKVVLKPLDFVLVVQE, from the coding sequence GTGCTTTTGAGAGAGATAAACCGATACTGCAAAGAAAAAGCCACCGGAAAGAGAATCTACGCAGTTCCAAAGCTGTGGATACCGAGTTTCTTCAAAAAGTTCGACGAAAAATCCGGCAGGTGCTTCGTCGATCCTTACGAACTCGGAGCCGAGATCACCGACTGGATTTTGAATCAGTCCAGAGAGCAGGATTATTCCCAGCCTATTTCATTTCTTAAGGGCGAGAAAACACCGGACTGGATTAAGCGTTCCGTTGTTTATGGATCCCTCCCCAGGACCACCACGGCGTACAATCACAAAGGCTCTGGATACTACGAAGAGAACGACGTTCTTGGTTTCAGAGAAGCGGGAACGTTCTTCAAGATGATGCTGCTTCTTCCGTTCATCAAAAGTCTCGGTGCGGACGCTATCTATTTACTTCCCGTGAGTAGAATGAGCGATCTCTTCAAGAAGGGAGACGCTCCATCACCGTACTCCGTGAAGAATCCAATGGAGCTCGATGAGAGGTACCACGATCCGCTTCTCGAACCTTTCAAGGTGGATGAAGAGTTCAAGGCCTTTGTGGAAGCGTGTCACATCCTCGGAATCAGAGTGATTCTCGATTTCATTCCAAGAACGGCTTCCAGAGACTCTGATCTCATAAGAGAACATCCGGACTGGTTCTACTGGATAAAGGTGGAGGAACTTGCAGATTACACTCCTCCAAGGGCCGAGGAACTTCCGTTCAAGGTGCCGGATGAGGATGAACTCGAGATCATATACAGCAAAGAAAATGTGAAAAGACACCTCAAAAAGTTCACACTTCCTCCGAATCTGATCGACCCTCAAAAGTGGGAGAAAATAAAAAGAGAAGAGGGGAACATTCTGGAGTTGATTGTGAAAGAATTTGGAATCATCACTCCTCCAGGATTTTCCGATTTGATCAACGATCCACAACCTACATGGGATGATGTCACGTTTTTGAGGTTGTACTTGGATCACCCGGAGGCTTCGAAAAGATTTCTCGAGCCGAACCAGCCTCCCTACGTTCTCTACGACGTAATAAAGGCGAGCAAATTTCCTGGAAAAGAGCCGAACAGAGAGCTCTGGGAGTACCTCGCGGGCGTGATACCACATTACCAGAAAAAATACGGAATAGACGGTGCAAGACTCGATATGGGGCACGCACTTCCCAAAGAACTTCTTGACCTCATAATAAAGAACGTGAAGGAGTACGATCCCGCATTTGCGATGATCGCAGAGGAGCTGGACATGGGGAAGGACAAAGTATCGAAGGAAGCGGGATATGACGTGATCCTGGGAAGTAGCTGGTACTTTGCGGGAAGAGTGGAGGAAATAGGAAAACTCCCTGAAATCGCCGAAAAGCTCGTTCTTCCTTTCCTCGCCTCCGTTGAGACTCCCGACACACCGCGCATTGCCACAAGAAAGTACGCTTCCAAGATGAAAAAACTGGCACCGTTTGTAACCTACTTTCTACCGAACTCTATTCCCTATGTGAACACGGGACAGGAGATTGGAGAGAAACAGCCCATGAACCTGGGGCTGGACACGGATCCAAACCTGAGAAAAGTCCTCTCCCCAACCGACGAGTTTTTCGGGAAACTCGCATTTTTCGACCACTACGTTCTCCACTGGGACAGCCCGGACAGAGGAATCTTGAGCTTCATCAAAAAACTGATAAAGGTGCGCCAGCAGTTCCTCGATTTTGTCCTCAACGGAAAGTTTGAAAACCTCACAACGGAAGATCTCGTCATGTACTCTTACGAGAGAAACGGACAAAAGATCATCGTCGCCGCAAATGTTGGAAAAGAGCCAAAAGAGATCACCGGCGGAAGGGTTTGGAACGGAAAGTGGAGTGATGAAGAGAAGGTAGTCCTCAAACCCCTTGATTTTGTTCTTGTTGTACAGGAGTGA
- the ylqF gene encoding ribosome biogenesis GTPase YlqF, translated as MSWYPGHIEKAKRQIRDLLKLVNTVVEVRDARAPFATSAYGVDFSRKETIILLNKVDIADEETTKKWVEFFKKQGKRVITTHKDEPRKVLLKKLSFDRLARVLIVGVPNTGKSTIINKLKGKRASSVGAQPGVTKGIQWFSLENGVKILDTPGILYKNIFSEDLAAKLLLVGSLPVERIEDQRIFERAFEIFAQNVRIASSFSEFFEDFARKRGLLKKGGVPDIERALMLFFTEVAQGKAGCVSFERPEDITPVQQEQNQGV; from the coding sequence GTGAGCTGGTATCCCGGTCATATAGAGAAAGCAAAACGGCAGATAAGGGATCTTCTGAAACTTGTGAACACGGTGGTGGAGGTCCGCGACGCGCGGGCCCCCTTTGCCACATCGGCGTACGGTGTGGACTTCTCCAGGAAAGAAACGATCATCCTTCTGAACAAAGTGGACATAGCAGACGAGGAAACAACGAAGAAGTGGGTGGAGTTCTTCAAAAAGCAGGGAAAAAGAGTGATCACCACTCACAAAGATGAACCAAGGAAGGTCCTCCTGAAGAAGCTCTCCTTCGACAGACTTGCCCGCGTTCTGATCGTTGGTGTTCCAAACACGGGAAAATCAACGATCATAAACAAGCTGAAAGGAAAAAGGGCGAGCTCTGTTGGAGCACAGCCTGGCGTTACAAAGGGTATCCAGTGGTTCTCCCTGGAGAACGGCGTGAAGATTCTGGACACACCCGGTATTCTCTACAAGAACATCTTCAGTGAAGACCTCGCAGCGAAGCTCCTTCTTGTGGGAAGCCTACCAGTGGAGAGAATAGAAGATCAGAGGATCTTCGAAAGGGCCTTTGAGATATTCGCTCAAAATGTCAGAATAGCATCATCGTTCAGCGAGTTCTTCGAGGACTTTGCGAGAAAAAGAGGACTCCTCAAAAAAGGAGGAGTCCCCGATATAGAAAGAGCTTTGATGCTTTTTTTCACAGAAGTGGCTCAGGGAAAAGCAGGGTGCGTTTCCTTCGAACGCCCTGAAGATATCACTCCTGTACAACAAGAACAAAATCAAGGGGTTTGA
- a CDS encoding MFS transporter, producing the protein MERLTEKDYRWNFIVNSLDYAFFSLGMTLGSIFTLFPVFARNLGASNLELGLIPAIANLGWGIPAIWGAKYAERSPKKLNLVLKVTLGERLPYLFMALISFYLAVPSPRLSLYLSILMVGIATFSMGFLGPPWMSMMEKVIDPRRRGTFFAMGNGLGAMLGVGGSAIAGELLSSHPFPVNFGYVFLTAFVFFMVSFVFLALTREVPDHTLPDDESIWNYIKNMKNVFLDRHFRNFLIDRIITSFMFASSGFITVYLLEKFSLPDETAAVFTAIVLVSQGLSSFLFGPLGDRKGHKLNLILSKIFYSAAVILAFLSTSPVHAYPVFALMGLVNTTNNVGNMAITLDFVSGKRKELYMGSLYFSIAPFSFVAPLIGGKIADLSGYGVLMVLTGLIGVFGIFYVVKFIVDPRVSNKNN; encoded by the coding sequence ATGGAACGTTTGACGGAGAAGGACTACCGGTGGAATTTCATTGTGAATTCACTGGATTACGCGTTCTTCAGTCTTGGAATGACCCTTGGATCCATTTTCACGCTGTTTCCCGTTTTTGCCAGAAATCTCGGCGCTTCCAATCTGGAGCTGGGGCTCATCCCGGCCATTGCGAACCTGGGATGGGGTATTCCTGCCATATGGGGCGCAAAGTACGCGGAGAGATCGCCAAAGAAATTGAATCTCGTCCTCAAGGTAACTCTGGGAGAGAGGCTCCCTTACCTGTTCATGGCGCTGATCAGTTTCTACCTCGCTGTTCCTTCTCCGAGGCTGTCTCTTTACCTTTCCATTCTGATGGTTGGGATCGCTACATTCTCAATGGGCTTTCTGGGTCCTCCGTGGATGAGTATGATGGAGAAGGTGATAGATCCACGAAGAAGAGGCACTTTTTTTGCCATGGGAAACGGTCTTGGAGCGATGCTGGGAGTCGGTGGCTCTGCCATCGCCGGAGAGCTTCTCTCGAGCCACCCGTTTCCCGTGAACTTTGGTTACGTCTTTCTCACAGCGTTTGTCTTCTTCATGGTATCTTTTGTGTTTTTGGCCCTCACAAGGGAAGTGCCGGATCACACACTACCAGACGATGAGTCCATATGGAACTACATAAAGAACATGAAGAATGTCTTTCTGGACAGACATTTCCGGAACTTTTTGATAGATAGGATCATCACGAGTTTTATGTTTGCGTCCAGCGGTTTCATCACGGTGTATTTGCTGGAGAAGTTCTCACTTCCAGATGAGACAGCGGCGGTTTTCACGGCGATCGTTCTCGTTTCCCAAGGACTGTCTTCTTTCCTGTTCGGCCCCCTCGGTGACAGAAAGGGGCACAAACTGAATCTTATTCTCAGCAAGATCTTTTATTCTGCAGCTGTCATACTGGCGTTTCTTTCCACATCACCGGTGCACGCCTATCCCGTCTTTGCTCTGATGGGCCTTGTGAACACCACGAACAACGTTGGAAACATGGCGATCACACTGGATTTCGTGTCTGGGAAGAGAAAAGAACTCTACATGGGGTCTCTGTACTTCTCAATCGCTCCTTTTTCCTTCGTTGCTCCCCTCATCGGAGGTAAAATAGCAGATCTTTCTGGATACGGTGTTCTCATGGTTCTCACGGGGTTGATCGGTGTATTCGGGATTTTCTACGTTGTGAAGTTTATCGTGGACCCGAGGGTTTCAAACAAGAACAATTGA
- a CDS encoding N-acetyltransferase — protein sequence MSFISNRAKIGEKVKIGRNVVIEDDVVIGNNVMIGHNVVIREGTIIGDNCVIFDGTVLGKPPFKSATSAVTEEKELPPLKIGNGVTIGANCVIYQGSILEDFVFVGDLVVIREDVKIEPYTVIGKGVTVENRTTIGRYVKIETNAYITALSTIGDYCFIAPEVTFTNDNFLGRTEERKKFFKGPTLKKGARIGANATILPGVVVGEDALVAAGSVVTRDVPDRKIVMGVPAKVVRDVPEEQLLENQSYYKEESS from the coding sequence ATGAGCTTTATTTCAAACAGGGCAAAAATTGGAGAAAAGGTAAAAATAGGTCGCAACGTGGTGATAGAAGACGATGTGGTTATAGGAAACAACGTAATGATAGGTCACAATGTAGTGATAAGGGAAGGAACAATCATAGGTGACAACTGTGTTATTTTCGATGGGACAGTTCTTGGGAAACCTCCTTTCAAATCTGCTACATCTGCCGTGACTGAGGAAAAAGAGCTTCCTCCTCTCAAAATAGGAAACGGTGTGACTATAGGTGCTAACTGTGTGATATACCAAGGAAGTATCCTGGAAGACTTTGTGTTTGTGGGAGATCTTGTAGTGATAAGGGAAGATGTAAAAATAGAGCCTTACACGGTGATAGGAAAGGGTGTCACTGTTGAGAACAGAACTACCATAGGAAGATATGTGAAAATAGAAACGAACGCCTACATAACAGCACTTTCAACGATAGGAGATTACTGCTTTATTGCACCTGAGGTGACTTTCACAAATGACAATTTTCTTGGAAGAACAGAAGAGAGAAAGAAATTTTTCAAGGGACCAACTCTAAAAAAGGGTGCACGCATAGGAGCGAACGCAACTATTCTACCAGGTGTTGTTGTAGGTGAAGATGCTTTGGTAGCAGCTGGTTCTGTTGTCACAAGGGATGTTCCCGACAGAAAAATAGTCATGGGAGTTCCAGCAAAAGTGGTGAGAGACGTTCCTGAAGAGCAGCTTTTGGAAAATCAAAGTTACTACAAGGAGGAATCCTCTTGA
- a CDS encoding ABC transporter permease, which translates to MKVRFLVMFFLLLGTFVLLVVMKDYTPALTEMLKNIPEGFLEKFGVTEEFIKKLSEWNFYIITQWYGKNLGQFVPILAIIIAFPIFAREIENETIELLLVRLSRKKLFIVKFFAPLVFTFVALFVLALVPVPVSWFIGEKLDTGLVFRYLLVEMITIYLWFSITVFFSVISSDQVQPLIASIATLAGTTVLGGFVKTLSTLNTYSYVLKGDLTLWPSLIYTLTGVVFTYLSWKSFKTRDF; encoded by the coding sequence ATGAAGGTGAGATTCCTTGTGATGTTCTTCCTCCTTCTTGGAACGTTCGTGCTCCTGGTGGTGATGAAAGATTACACACCGGCCCTCACCGAAATGTTGAAAAACATTCCCGAAGGATTTCTTGAAAAATTCGGTGTCACAGAGGAGTTCATAAAGAAGCTTTCAGAGTGGAATTTCTACATCATCACGCAGTGGTACGGAAAGAACCTCGGACAGTTTGTACCGATACTTGCGATCATAATTGCTTTTCCCATATTTGCAAGAGAAATAGAGAACGAAACGATCGAACTTTTACTCGTGAGGCTGTCCAGAAAAAAGCTCTTCATCGTGAAGTTCTTCGCTCCTCTTGTTTTCACTTTCGTAGCGCTTTTCGTGCTTGCTCTTGTTCCAGTACCTGTGAGCTGGTTCATCGGAGAAAAACTCGATACAGGACTGGTGTTCAGATACCTCCTTGTGGAAATGATAACAATCTACCTGTGGTTTTCCATCACGGTGTTCTTCTCTGTGATCTCTTCAGATCAAGTGCAGCCTCTCATCGCTTCGATTGCTACTCTTGCGGGAACCACCGTCCTTGGCGGATTTGTGAAAACTCTCTCCACTTTGAACACCTACTCCTACGTTTTGAAGGGTGATCTCACACTCTGGCCGTCGCTGATCTACACTTTAACCGGTGTTGTTTTCACTTATCTTTCTTGGAAGAGTTTCAAAACGAGAGACTTCTGA
- a CDS encoding ABC transporter ATP-binding protein, which produces MMILKVKDLRKFYGEKAAVDGISFEVEKGEIFAILGPNGAGKTTTLKCITGLRRKNSGEIELNGTFTYLPEEKKLYPYLRVKEIIDLFEKIGKDFNKKNCLELLERYRIDLNEKVTNLSHGMRTILYLSLVFSENVDLYILDEPTWGLDPLVRNEVLDHIRSLTFEGKSVLYTSHVLAEVEKIADRVAIMKEGKIILTGSLDDIKSSYGLVVSKEDLNGYLLKTLKSGEKVYLMKKEEAPEGVEIEEATFEDIFKAIVRGERNDR; this is translated from the coding sequence ATGATGATCCTCAAGGTGAAAGATCTCAGAAAGTTCTACGGGGAAAAAGCGGCCGTGGACGGCATCAGTTTCGAAGTGGAAAAAGGAGAGATCTTTGCCATACTCGGTCCAAACGGTGCCGGTAAAACAACGACTCTGAAGTGCATCACAGGTTTGAGAAGGAAAAACTCCGGAGAGATCGAACTGAACGGCACGTTCACTTATCTACCGGAGGAGAAGAAGCTCTATCCGTATCTCAGAGTGAAAGAGATCATCGATCTCTTCGAGAAGATAGGGAAGGACTTCAACAAGAAAAACTGCCTCGAACTTCTCGAAAGGTACAGAATAGACCTGAACGAGAAGGTGACCAATCTCTCGCACGGTATGAGAACTATTCTCTACCTTTCACTCGTTTTCTCTGAGAACGTGGATCTCTACATACTGGACGAACCCACCTGGGGACTCGATCCCCTCGTGCGAAACGAGGTACTCGATCATATAAGGTCCCTCACCTTCGAAGGCAAATCCGTTCTGTACACAAGTCACGTTCTGGCAGAAGTGGAAAAGATCGCAGACAGAGTTGCCATCATGAAGGAAGGAAAGATCATCTTGACGGGAAGCCTCGACGACATAAAGTCCTCTTACGGCCTTGTGGTTTCCAAAGAGGATCTGAACGGTTATCTTCTGAAAACTCTCAAAAGTGGAGAAAAAGTTTACCTTATGAAAAAGGAAGAAGCCCCTGAAGGTGTGGAGATCGAAGAAGCAACCTTTGAAGACATATTCAAAGCGATTGTGAGGGGTGAGAGAAATGATCGTTAA
- a CDS encoding glycosyltransferase family 4 protein, with translation MNIAILNHYASVPEVGSAETRHFELARRFVREGHRVDIYVGDFSHLTGKRWSEMFGWSFSKDGADFIVVETREYIGNSLSRLLSSIDYYRNGRKKIIQSRYDVIIASSPHPFSWSLGWYYVKKKGGRFFIEIRDVWPDDLVELGSLSYRHPVSKLFDHMCKKYYPKADGIISLVPDLSNHFNRLKVRPKNFIYIPNGVDLKIFKDPEPCPAVDELFSKVPADKMKVVYAGSIVEHKGIKEFIEALSKVNKNLRDRFVFFFVGASQADYLVSVKETAKDLQNVFFFDPVPKRCVPYLLQKADVLLFTLSQTVMDHPAVSSYKVVDYMASGKPVLCVDIENLPFKKTKGAVFFRKDNLEEALRKILLEDLSELGRRNREYVVKERDWGRLYEKLRSFVLS, from the coding sequence TTGAACATCGCTATACTCAATCACTACGCAAGCGTACCAGAGGTGGGAAGCGCCGAAACGAGGCATTTTGAACTCGCAAGGCGATTTGTAAGAGAAGGTCACAGGGTGGACATCTACGTCGGAGACTTTTCGCACCTCACTGGCAAAAGATGGAGCGAGATGTTCGGATGGAGCTTTTCTAAAGACGGTGCGGACTTCATCGTCGTTGAAACAAGAGAGTACATCGGAAATTCTCTCTCAAGGCTTCTCTCCTCGATAGATTATTACAGAAACGGAAGGAAGAAGATCATTCAGAGTAGATACGACGTCATTATAGCGTCTTCTCCGCACCCGTTTTCCTGGAGCCTCGGCTGGTATTACGTGAAGAAAAAAGGTGGAAGGTTCTTCATCGAGATCAGAGACGTCTGGCCGGACGATCTTGTAGAACTTGGTTCTCTGAGCTACCGTCATCCAGTTTCAAAGCTCTTCGACCACATGTGCAAAAAGTATTATCCGAAAGCAGATGGAATCATTTCCCTTGTTCCAGATCTTTCCAATCACTTCAACAGACTGAAGGTTCGACCAAAAAATTTCATCTACATTCCCAACGGTGTTGATCTGAAGATTTTCAAAGATCCAGAACCGTGCCCGGCGGTGGATGAGCTCTTTTCAAAGGTGCCTGCCGATAAGATGAAAGTTGTCTACGCGGGGTCCATCGTCGAACATAAGGGAATAAAAGAGTTCATAGAAGCACTCTCAAAAGTGAACAAAAACCTGAGAGATCGTTTTGTGTTTTTCTTTGTCGGGGCGTCTCAGGCGGATTATCTTGTTTCTGTGAAAGAAACGGCGAAAGATCTGCAGAACGTGTTCTTTTTTGATCCTGTTCCAAAAAGGTGTGTTCCCTACCTTCTTCAGAAGGCAGATGTTCTCCTCTTCACTCTCTCTCAAACCGTGATGGATCACCCCGCCGTGAGTTCCTACAAGGTGGTAGACTACATGGCCTCTGGAAAACCAGTCCTCTGTGTCGATATCGAAAATCTCCCTTTCAAGAAAACGAAAGGCGCTGTCTTTTTCAGGAAGGATAACCTCGAGGAGGCATTGAGAAAGATCCTCCTCGAGGATCTTTCAGAACTCGGCAGAAGAAACAGAGAGTATGTGGTGAAGGAAAGAGACTGGGGTCGACTTTACGAAAAGTTAAGGAGTTTCGTACTCTCCTGA
- the rpsB gene encoding 30S ribosomal protein S2 — protein MAVVTMKQLLEAGVHFGHRTRRWNPKMAPYIYTERKGIYIIDLQKTQQLLEEAYYFVREKASEGATILFVGTKKQAQGVIKAEAERCGAFYVNNRWLGGLLTNFKTIRSRIEKLIELEEMEQSGKLDELPKKEQSRIRRILEKLRKNLGGLKEMRKIPDIIYIVDPRKERIAVAEANKLGIPIVAIVDTNCDPDPIDYVIPGNDDAIRSIKLITSVIANAYLEGREGAPLTTEEVESSEEMIEEMTEDFNLEEFEEEEEV, from the coding sequence GTGGCGGTTGTTACGATGAAACAGCTTCTGGAAGCGGGAGTTCACTTTGGACACAGAACGAGAAGATGGAACCCGAAGATGGCTCCCTACATCTACACGGAAAGGAAAGGCATCTACATCATCGACCTTCAGAAGACCCAGCAGTTGCTCGAAGAGGCTTACTACTTCGTAAGGGAGAAAGCCAGCGAAGGTGCAACGATTCTCTTTGTTGGGACGAAAAAGCAGGCCCAGGGAGTCATAAAGGCTGAGGCAGAAAGGTGTGGAGCCTTCTACGTGAACAACAGATGGCTTGGAGGACTTTTGACGAACTTCAAAACGATCAGATCGAGGATAGAAAAACTCATCGAACTCGAAGAAATGGAGCAGAGCGGCAAGCTCGACGAACTTCCAAAGAAAGAACAGAGCAGGATCAGAAGAATTCTCGAAAAACTCAGAAAGAACCTTGGCGGTCTCAAAGAGATGAGAAAGATTCCAGACATCATCTACATCGTTGATCCAAGGAAAGAAAGAATCGCTGTGGCAGAGGCGAACAAGCTGGGAATCCCCATCGTGGCTATTGTTGACACGAACTGCGACCCCGATCCCATTGACTACGTTATCCCTGGAAACGACGATGCGATCAGATCCATAAAGCTCATCACTTCCGTCATTGCAAATGCGTATCTCGAGGGAAGAGAGGGAGCTCCTCTCACCACGGAAGAAGTGGAAAGTTCGGAAGAAATGATCGAAGAAATGACAGAGGACTTTAATCTGGAAGAATTCGAAGAGGAAGAAGAAGTGTGA
- a CDS encoding phospho-sugar mutase: MILFGTGGIRGVMRKGEFDEETVKRASLSTALWLKEKGQKSVVIAYDTRKNSREFAELAGRVFAGEGLEAYVFPEPTPTPVLSFAVRYMKAGGGVVVTASHNPPEYNGYKVYTWNGVQAIPEYTDEITEIYKKVDTSRVKEGEIKFVPPEVKESYINTVLELVSNLPMKTDLDIAYSPLHGTGANYVPEVLKRLGFKVRLVEEQMKPDPNFSTAPTPNPEEDEALVLLNKKGATLGLATDPDCDRVGVVFRGRRLTGNQVGVLLTDFLLDYVKVENPLVIKTIVTTDMVRPICEEKGAFLEETPTGFKFIGHLIEEHSRKGDRNFVFGFEESCGYLAGTHARDKDGVVGSVLSAIAFSNHDPYEKLEELYQKHGYYMEKLINFKVEDVEKAIKIYESLKTRNDIIDYSKGYGNVIPNETIAFVFEKSRIFVRPSGTEPKLKVYIHVRGDTREEAEELIRENEKKIEEILKL, translated from the coding sequence ATGATTCTGTTCGGAACGGGTGGAATTCGAGGCGTGATGAGGAAAGGGGAATTCGACGAAGAAACGGTGAAAAGAGCCTCTCTGAGCACCGCCCTCTGGCTGAAAGAGAAAGGCCAGAAAAGCGTGGTGATTGCTTACGACACGAGAAAGAATTCCAGAGAATTCGCAGAACTCGCCGGCAGAGTTTTCGCCGGTGAAGGTTTGGAAGCCTACGTTTTCCCTGAACCTACCCCGACACCGGTTCTTTCCTTCGCCGTGAGATACATGAAAGCGGGTGGAGGTGTGGTCGTCACCGCAAGCCACAATCCTCCGGAATACAACGGCTACAAGGTCTACACCTGGAACGGTGTACAGGCGATACCCGAATACACAGACGAAATCACAGAGATATACAAAAAAGTCGATACCTCCCGTGTGAAAGAGGGAGAAATCAAGTTCGTGCCACCTGAAGTGAAAGAGAGCTACATAAATACTGTGCTTGAGCTTGTTTCAAATCTTCCGATGAAGACCGATCTGGATATCGCCTACTCTCCGCTTCACGGAACAGGAGCAAACTACGTGCCTGAGGTCCTGAAGAGGCTTGGATTCAAAGTCAGACTCGTAGAAGAGCAGATGAAACCTGATCCGAACTTCTCAACCGCACCCACACCTAATCCCGAGGAAGATGAAGCGCTTGTTCTTTTGAACAAAAAAGGAGCCACTCTGGGACTCGCCACAGACCCGGACTGCGATAGAGTGGGAGTAGTCTTCAGAGGACGGAGACTCACAGGAAATCAAGTAGGTGTCCTTCTCACGGACTTTCTCCTGGATTATGTGAAGGTGGAAAATCCCCTTGTGATAAAGACGATCGTTACAACGGACATGGTGAGACCGATCTGCGAAGAGAAAGGTGCCTTCCTGGAAGAAACGCCGACTGGATTCAAGTTCATAGGCCACTTGATAGAGGAACACAGCAGAAAGGGTGACAGGAACTTCGTCTTCGGTTTCGAAGAAAGCTGTGGGTACCTTGCAGGAACCCACGCGAGGGACAAAGACGGTGTGGTGGGCAGTGTGCTCTCCGCAATTGCCTTCAGCAACCACGATCCTTACGAGAAGCTCGAAGAACTCTACCAGAAGCACGGGTACTACATGGAAAAGCTCATCAATTTCAAAGTTGAAGATGTCGAAAAAGCGATCAAAATATACGAATCCCTCAAAACTCGCAACGATATCATCGACTACTCAAAGGGTTACGGAAACGTTATTCCAAACGAGACCATAGCCTTTGTCTTTGAAAAATCAAGAATCTTCGTGAGACCTTCGGGAACAGAACCGAAGCTCAAGGTTTACATCCACGTAAGGGGAGATACGAGAGAAGAAGCAGAAGAATTGATCAGGGAGAACGAGAAGAAAATAGAGGAGATTCTGAAACTGTGA
- a CDS encoding GntR family transcriptional regulator translates to MWFKIDFHSSKPIYEQIKEKIKLLILSGKLKEGEFVPSIRYLAEDLGVNLNTVARAYRELVREGVLEVRRGEGYVVSKVNLEKIRTQLETELKKKIEDCKKAGIPLERILKITEEIYRGDE, encoded by the coding sequence TTGTGGTTCAAGATCGACTTTCACTCCTCAAAACCCATCTATGAACAAATAAAGGAAAAGATAAAACTTCTGATCCTGTCGGGAAAACTGAAAGAGGGTGAATTTGTGCCCTCCATAAGATATCTTGCGGAAGACCTCGGTGTGAACCTGAACACCGTCGCCCGCGCTTACAGAGAGCTCGTCCGGGAAGGAGTTTTAGAAGTGAGAAGAGGAGAGGGCTACGTCGTCTCAAAAGTAAACTTGGAAAAGATCCGAACACAGCTTGAAACAGAACTCAAGAAGAAGATCGAAGACTGCAAGAAAGCGGGTATTCCACTGGAGAGGATTCTGAAAATAACAGAAGAAATCTACAGAGGTGATGAATGA
- a CDS encoding YbjQ family protein: protein MIITTTEQVPGYRVKEILGVVCGNVVMSKHLGKDIAAAFKTLAGGEIKGYTEMLTEARNIALERMIKEAEKLGADAVIGFRYSSSTIMSGAAEILAYGTAVKLEKI, encoded by the coding sequence ATGATTATCACCACCACGGAACAGGTGCCTGGATACAGGGTGAAAGAGATCCTCGGTGTAGTCTGCGGAAACGTGGTGATGTCGAAGCACCTGGGAAAAGACATAGCCGCCGCTTTTAAAACCCTCGCGGGTGGCGAAATCAAGGGCTACACGGAGATGCTCACGGAGGCAAGAAACATCGCACTGGAAAGGATGATAAAAGAAGCGGAGAAACTCGGAGCAGATGCGGTGATAGGATTTAGATATTCTTCGTCCACGATTATGAGCGGTGCTGCGGAGATACTTGCGTACGGAACCGCAGTGAAACTGGAAAAAATTTAA